GCGTGTAGGGCTGGGAGCGGTCTTCGCTGGAACCGCTCATGGTGAAGAATTCGATGTTGAACGTGCCGATCGTCATGGCGAAAACCGGCGCGGCGCTCAGAAGCATGGCGAACGCGGCGGCCAGAGCGCGGCGGAACGTTTTGTTCACGGTGATTCCTCCTTGTGAAAAATTCTGGAATCTATTCTAGCACAGCCGGCGCCCGCGAAAGCGTTCGCTTGAAATTTGCCTTAACTCGCGCGGATGAGTATAATTGAAAAAGATTTCGGGGATTTCCCCGTGAAGTTCATATTGGTCATTCCAAGGAGGCAGCATCACAATGAAAAACGCAGTCGCAACGACAAAGGCTCCCGGCGCCATCGGTCCCTATTCGCAGGGCATCGCCACCGATTGCATGGTCTACACATCCGGCCAGCTCGGCCTGACGCCCGACGGCAAACTGCCCGAGACGATCGAAGAGCAGACCAGGCAGTCGCTCGAAAACGTCAAAGCCGTGCTCGAAGCCGCCGGCAGCTCGATGGACAAGGTCGTCAAGACCACCGTCTTCCTCAAGGACATGAACGACTTTGCTGTCATGAACGGCATCTACGCCCAGTATTTCAAGGAGCCGTTCCCCGCCCGCAGCGCCGTGCAGGTCGCCAAGCTGCCCAAGGACGGCAAGGTCGAGATCGAGGTCGTGGCCGTCAAGTAGTCATTACGCTTTTGAACGGGCCCGCCGCGGAGAAACGGCGAAGCGAAACAAGATCATAACGTCGAACATCGGTCTCAAAAACGAAAGCGCGGGGAGAAGTGAACGGTGACGGTCCGTTCATTTCTCCCCGCGCTTTCGTCTTTCATCGGATGGTATTCTTTGGTTTTTCCCCGCTTCGCTGCTTCTCCGTGGCGGATTTTGTTCCGAATTCAGTATCCCAGCTTTTCGCCGATGATCACGGCCTCCATGTCCATCGACTTTTCCTTTTTCATGTACACGACCAGCGTGTTGCAGATGCGGTCGGGCGACGAACAGTCGTAGCACCTGTCGCCCCTGACGGCGCACGGCGTCTTGAAGCCGAAGCGCGAGGCGTTGATCACCGCCGCCGTGTTGCGGGCGCGGAAGATCGCCGCTTCCAGCGTCGGCTCGATCTTGTCGGCGCTGAAGACGAAATAGACTTTTTCGTGCCCCCAGAGCGAGCCGGCGACGCGGTTGCCTGAACTGTCGATGTTGACCAGTTCACCCGTTTCCGCGGCGGCGTTGACCGACAGCATGAAGACGTCCGCCGTCATGGCCCGGTCCGCCGCGGCCTTGAACTCCGCGCCGGAAAGCGGCGTGGGGTCGTAAACGAGGTTGTGCTCGCGCAGCCGCTCGGCCAGCCCCATCTCCAGCAGCGTGTGCGAGTCGCCGAAGCCCACCGTTTTGTTTCGCACCCGCGAAGCCAGATAGTCGGTGGCCTCGGCGGCGGTAGCGAAGTAAACGGCCTGAAAACGGTTCTTGCGCAGGTTGGCGATGAATTTTTCACAGGGCATGATATCGCCTCCGAAAATTTTTCCCGCGGCGGCGCCGACGGTGCTTCTATTATAAAAGGATTTGCCCGCGAGGCAAGTCGTTTTCGTCTCGGTGCGAAAAATGAACCGCGGCGTCGAGCGCGGTTGAATAAGTTCTCCGCGCGCCATTTTTATGTTATGATATTTCGGTTGATTGTTCGAGATTATTTTCGCTCTGCAAGGGGGCATGTCCATGGATAAACGGTTGAAAACCGGCGGGCTGGCGCTCCGGGCGGCCTGCCGGCGGGAGTTGGGGACGTTTCTGAACGTCACCTTCGGCACGCTGCTCATCTGCCTCTGCATCGCCGCGCTGATCGAACCCTATCAGTTTGCCAGCACCGGCGTGACCGGCGTCGGGCTGATCACCAACTACCTCTGGGGGATTTCGCCCGTCTGGGTGCTCACGGGCGGCAACGCGCTGCTGCTCGTCTGGGGATGGAAAGCCCTGTCGCCGCGCTTCGCGCTCTGGACGCTGTACAACACGCTGCTCACCACCGTGGCGCTGCCGCTGTTCGAGATGTTCCGTTATCCGCTGATCGGCAACACGATCCTGGCCGCGCTGTTCGGCGGCGTCGTCGGGGGCCTCGGCATGGGCATCCTCTTCCGCGAGGGCGCTTCGTCCGGCGGCATGGACGTGGCGGCCGCCGTGGCGAAAAAACGCTGGGGGCTGGACGTCGGCTCGGCGTCGTTTTACGTCAACGTCAGCATTCTGGTGCTGTCCTTCGTGGCCGTCGATTTCGAGCGCATTCTCATGGGCGCGCTCAGCCTCTACGTGGAATCCGTTGTCATCGACTGGGTGATCAAGTCGTTCGACCGCCGCACGCAGGTCATGGTCATCAGCGGCAAGCCGGACGAGATCGTGCGCTTCATCATGGACTCGCTGGAACGCACGGCCACGCTCGTGGCCGCCAAGGGCGCGTACCGCCGCGCCCCCATGGAAATGGTCATGGTCATCCTCACGCGCCGCCAGGCCGTGGAGCTGAAGCGTTTCGTACGCTCCATCGACCCGGCCGCGTTCCTGATCCTCAGCGACGTCTCCGAAGTCGTCGGCGAAGGTTTCAAGAAGTGGGAAGCGTAGCGCTTTTTTTCGGAAAGAAAACGGCGAACAAAAGAACGAGAAAAGACGAACGCAACGCCCGGCAGCCGCTGAGCTGCCGGGCGTTCTGATATGAAGCGTTCCACGGTGAAGATTTGGACGCCGCTGACTCGATAACAACTGAGCAAAATTTGATTTTTTCGCGCATCTGCATTATATTTTATTCGGTCAAAACCGAGTCGGAAGGAGCCGAGTAAAAATGACTTTTTGGGGTAGAGACGGGGAAAGGAAACGAATTCACAAGATGTTGGGCGACGACGCCATGACGATCGCGCTGATTTACGGACGCCGGCGCGTCGGCAAGAGCGAGCTGATCAAACAATGCCTCAGGGAAACGGATATTTTCGGAATTTATTACGAGTGCAAACAAACTACGGAAATGAACAACGTGGAGAGCCTTGCCGTTCTCCTTTCCGAGAAGTTCGCCTTTCCGCGCCCGGCCTTCTCGGGAATTGAAGAAGTTCTCGAGTATCTGTTCCGCCGGGCGCAAGAGCGGGAACTGATTTTGGTCCTCGACGAATATTCCTATCTGCGTGACGCCGTCAAAGGCATGGACAGCATCCTCCAGAGTCTGGCCGACCGTTACCGCGCCGTTTCAAAGCTGAAACTGATCCTTTGCGGCTCCTATATCGATACGATGAAATCGATGGTGCTGGCGCAAAATCCCCTGTTTGGGCGCGTCGACCTGTCGCTTGACCTGAAACCCATGGATTATTACGACTCGTCCTTGTTCTACAGCGATTTCAGCGACGATGACAAAGTGAGACTGTACAGCGTGTTCGGCGGGATTCCCTATTACAACCGTCTCGTCGACGGCAGCAAAACCGTCCGTGAGAACATCGTCGATCTGGTCGCTTCCCCGGACGCCCGGCTCGAAAACGAAATCGTCATGTTTCTTAAATCGGAACTCTCCAAAATCACGAACGCAAACGAGGTGTTCGAAGCTCTGGCCCG
This is a stretch of genomic DNA from Pyramidobacter piscolens W5455. It encodes these proteins:
- a CDS encoding RidA family protein produces the protein MKNAVATTKAPGAIGPYSQGIATDCMVYTSGQLGLTPDGKLPETIEEQTRQSLENVKAVLEAAGSSMDKVVKTTVFLKDMNDFAVMNGIYAQYFKEPFPARSAVQVAKLPKDGKVEIEVVAVK
- a CDS encoding lactate utilization protein → MPCEKFIANLRKNRFQAVYFATAAEATDYLASRVRNKTVGFGDSHTLLEMGLAERLREHNLVYDPTPLSGAEFKAAADRAMTADVFMLSVNAAAETGELVNIDSSGNRVAGSLWGHEKVYFVFSADKIEPTLEAAIFRARNTAAVINASRFGFKTPCAVRGDRCYDCSSPDRICNTLVVYMKKEKSMDMEAVIIGEKLGY
- a CDS encoding YitT family protein translates to MDKRLKTGGLALRAACRRELGTFLNVTFGTLLICLCIAALIEPYQFASTGVTGVGLITNYLWGISPVWVLTGGNALLLVWGWKALSPRFALWTLYNTLLTTVALPLFEMFRYPLIGNTILAALFGGVVGGLGMGILFREGASSGGMDVAAAVAKKRWGLDVGSASFYVNVSILVLSFVAVDFERILMGALSLYVESVVIDWVIKSFDRRTQVMVISGKPDEIVRFIMDSLERTATLVAAKGAYRRAPMEMVMVILTRRQAVELKRFVRSIDPAAFLILSDVSEVVGEGFKKWEA
- a CDS encoding ATP-binding protein is translated as MTFWGRDGERKRIHKMLGDDAMTIALIYGRRRVGKSELIKQCLRETDIFGIYYECKQTTEMNNVESLAVLLSEKFAFPRPAFSGIEEVLEYLFRRAQERELILVLDEYSYLRDAVKGMDSILQSLADRYRAVSKLKLILCGSYIDTMKSMVLAQNPLFGRVDLSLDLKPMDYYDSSLFYSDFSDDDKVRLYSVFGGIPYYNRLVDGSKTVRENIVDLVASPDARLENEIVMFLKSELSKITNANEVFEALARGFSRYNDILSQSHVSSGPTLVDVLDKLIKMEVVKKEAPLNDENNRKKAGYYISDNLSLFYYKYIFRYLSQLSLMEPETFFDRYISRDFETEYVPRIFEDVCRQYLVRRNRRGQMDVPFEKIGRYYYDDPKSRMNGEFDIVTLDPQGYVFYEAKFKNGPVTEKMMRDEIAQVRKTGLNCYKYGFFSKSGFADAALPGVQMIDIHELYGDCPLQ